A section of the Clostridium sp. TW13 genome encodes:
- a CDS encoding SF1B family DNA helicase RecD2: MDELRGNVLSILFKNEENGYTVFKIESERKEIIAVGTIPYVSENQNLLLKGEWILNAKFGKQFKVVECEEIVPSTASAIEKYLSSGVIYGIGPVTAKKIVSRFGDRTLEILDEDINKLNEIQGLGKKKIEIIMESYKSQRELKNIIMFFQAHMVTVSQCMKIYKKYGANSVVIVKQNPYVLCDEISGIGFKTSDKIAASLGIDKESSFRISSGIRYVINEYCANGNTFMPKDELLSRSSEVLDIKEETVEDCLNNEVIENKIMIEKVNGVDAVFAMPYYYCEIGITQRILKLAISNFNSLNIDVDYEIKLFEEGNNIKFAPSQKEAITGAMDNGIEIITGGPGTGKTTIIKCIIDIFEKCGLKVLLGAPTGRAAKRMSESTKREAKTIHRMLDMVIDDNEELMYGQSEGEPLDADVIIVDEASMIDIMLMNNLLKSIKMGTRLIVVGDVDQLPSVGPGNVLADLINANFTKVVRLNEIFRQGKESMIIVNAHKINNGEMPILNEKGKDFFFINGTNQEEMLRTVVELANIRLPKFNKSWNKLRDIQILTPTRKGSLGVTNLNEKLQAVLNPSNKNKKEKQLKNMIFRVGDKVMQTKNNYSINWTRIAGSGENEGTGVFNGDVGFIEDINVENRTMSVIFDEERKVIYDNINADELESAYAITIHKSQGSEFPVVIMPVFMGSPLLMNRNLLYTGITRAKELVVLVGDVKALSYMINNIKSIDRNSSLQWRINDIVSENVFSKE, from the coding sequence ATGGATGAGTTAAGAGGAAACGTTCTATCAATTTTATTTAAGAATGAAGAAAATGGGTACACAGTTTTTAAAATAGAATCAGAGAGAAAAGAAATAATAGCAGTAGGAACAATCCCATATGTTAGCGAGAATCAGAATTTGTTGCTTAAAGGTGAGTGGATTTTAAATGCAAAGTTTGGTAAGCAATTTAAAGTTGTAGAATGTGAAGAAATTGTTCCTAGTACGGCAAGTGCAATAGAAAAATATTTATCTTCAGGTGTAATTTATGGAATTGGTCCTGTAACAGCGAAGAAGATAGTAAGTAGATTTGGTGATAGAACATTAGAAATATTGGATGAAGATATTAATAAACTAAATGAAATTCAAGGACTTGGAAAGAAAAAAATAGAAATTATTATGGAATCATATAAGTCCCAGAGAGAATTGAAAAATATAATAATGTTCTTTCAAGCACATATGGTTACTGTTTCACAGTGCATGAAAATATATAAAAAATATGGTGCAAATTCAGTAGTTATAGTTAAACAGAATCCATATGTATTATGTGATGAAATATCTGGTATTGGATTTAAAACATCAGATAAAATAGCAGCATCTCTAGGTATTGATAAAGAATCTTCTTTTAGAATAAGTAGCGGAATAAGATATGTAATAAATGAATACTGTGCCAATGGCAATACATTTATGCCAAAGGATGAATTGTTAAGTAGATCTTCAGAAGTCCTAGATATAAAAGAGGAAACTGTAGAAGATTGTTTGAATAACGAAGTCATTGAGAATAAAATAATGATAGAAAAGGTTAATGGTGTGGATGCAGTTTTTGCTATGCCATATTATTATTGTGAGATTGGAATAACTCAGCGAATATTAAAGTTAGCCATAAGCAATTTTAATAGCTTAAACATAGATGTAGACTATGAAATAAAGCTTTTTGAAGAAGGAAATAATATAAAATTTGCACCTTCTCAGAAAGAAGCTATCACAGGGGCTATGGATAATGGCATTGAAATAATAACAGGTGGTCCTGGCACAGGAAAAACAACTATAATAAAATGTATAATTGATATTTTTGAAAAATGTGGATTAAAAGTACTTTTAGGTGCACCAACAGGAAGGGCAGCTAAAAGAATGTCTGAATCAACTAAGAGGGAAGCAAAGACTATACATAGAATGTTAGACATGGTGATAGATGATAATGAGGAATTAATGTATGGACAAAGCGAAGGGGAACCATTAGATGCAGATGTAATTATAGTTGATGAAGCTTCGATGATAGATATCATGTTAATGAATAATCTGTTAAAATCAATTAAGATGGGAACGAGACTTATAGTTGTAGGAGATGTAGATCAATTACCTTCAGTTGGTCCGGGAAATGTATTAGCAGATCTAATAAATGCGAACTTTACCAAGGTGGTTAGACTTAATGAAATATTTAGACAGGGTAAAGAAAGTATGATAATAGTAAATGCTCATAAAATAAATAATGGTGAAATGCCTATTCTAAATGAAAAAGGAAAGGATTTTTTCTTTATAAATGGAACTAATCAAGAGGAAATGTTAAGGACCGTTGTAGAGCTTGCTAATATTAGATTACCTAAGTTCAATAAGTCATGGAATAAGCTTCGAGACATTCAAATATTGACACCAACGAGAAAAGGAAGTTTAGGTGTGACAAATCTAAATGAAAAATTACAAGCAGTATTAAATCCTAGTAATAAAAATAAGAAAGAAAAACAATTAAAGAATATGATTTTTAGAGTTGGCGATAAAGTAATGCAAACGAAAAATAATTATTCTATAAACTGGACTAGAATTGCAGGAAGTGGAGAAAATGAAGGTACAGGGGTGTTTAATGGTGATGTTGGATTCATAGAAGATATAAATGTTGAAAATAGAACTATGTCTGTAATTTTTGATGAAGAGAGAAAGGTCATTTATGATAATATTAATGCAGATGAACTTGAGAGTGCTTATGCAATAACTATTCATAAAAGTCAGGGAAGTGAATTCCCAGTAGTTATTATGCCTGTATTTATGGGGTCACCATTATTAATGAATAGAAACTTATTGTATACAGGAATAACTAGAGCTAAAGAATTGGTAGTCCTTGTTGGGGATGTTAAGGCGCTTAGCTATATGATTAATAATATTAAGAGTATTGACAGAAATTCTTCACTTCAGTGGAGAATAAATGATATTGTGTCTGAAAATGTATTTTCTAAAGAATAG
- a CDS encoding ComF family protein, translating to MGKRFVELIKYFYECFIETLFPHINQCICCGEESDEVICDKCNSKINYITGKIKLKDFDEYVYPCCYYGHEIKKLVLKFKYGRDFYIGEKLGDFIIDKIKSFEDKNWVLAYIPSSKKNIKDRGFDQCEFLAEYIEHETGILAKKYLIKDDNVKEQKRLSHKERIDNLKDAFQSSKEVSGKEVILIDDVITTGATLFFAKKALIDAGAKKVLIIAVAKSTI from the coding sequence ATGGGAAAAAGGTTTGTTGAGTTAATAAAGTATTTTTATGAATGTTTTATTGAAACTTTGTTTCCACATATCAATCAATGTATTTGTTGTGGAGAAGAAAGTGATGAAGTAATTTGTGATAAATGTAATAGCAAGATAAATTATATTACTGGGAAAATAAAATTAAAAGATTTTGATGAATATGTGTATCCGTGTTGCTATTATGGGCATGAAATAAAGAAACTGGTTTTAAAATTTAAATACGGCAGAGATTTTTATATTGGAGAAAAACTAGGGGATTTTATTATCGATAAAATAAAATCCTTTGAAGATAAGAATTGGGTGCTGGCATATATACCAAGTTCAAAGAAAAATATAAAAGATAGAGGATTTGATCAATGTGAGTTTCTAGCAGAATATATTGAGCATGAAACTGGGATTTTAGCAAAGAAGTACCTAATTAAAGATGATAATGTTAAAGAACAAAAAAGACTAAGTCATAAAGAGAGAATAGATAATTTAAAAGATGCTTTTCAATCTTCAAAGGAAGTTTCTGGAAAGGAAGTTATTCTTATAGATGATGTTATAACTACAGGAGCAACATTATTTTTTGCAAAGAAGGCATTGATTGATGCAGGAGCAAAAAAAGTTCTAATAATTGCTGTTGCAAAAAGTACAATATAA
- the hpf gene encoding ribosome hibernation-promoting factor, HPF/YfiA family, producing the protein MKVTVLAKNIKLTPALREAVEKKLSKLDKYFNPNVEAKVTLSVQKNRHIIEVTIPFNGVVLRCEESTEDMYKSIDLIEDKLERQMRKQKTKLERKYSGESVRYLNLDMIENRNEEEQEGRVVKTKKFPVKPMFQEEAILQMELVGHNFFVYKEAETNEIRVIYKRKDGDYGLIEPEFL; encoded by the coding sequence ATGAAAGTAACAGTATTAGCAAAAAACATAAAGTTAACACCTGCATTGAGAGAGGCTGTGGAAAAAAAATTATCGAAGCTAGATAAATATTTTAATCCAAATGTGGAAGCCAAAGTTACATTAAGTGTACAAAAGAACAGACATATAATAGAAGTAACAATACCATTTAATGGGGTAGTGTTAAGATGCGAAGAATCAACTGAGGATATGTATAAATCCATTGATTTAATTGAAGATAAATTAGAAAGACAGATGAGAAAGCAAAAGACAAAGTTAGAAAGAAAGTATAGTGGTGAATCTGTAAGATATTTAAATCTAGATATGATTGAAAATAGAAATGAAGAAGAACAAGAAGGAAGAGTTGTTAAAACTAAAAAGTTCCCAGTAAAACCAATGTTCCAAGAAGAAGCTATATTACAAATGGAACTCGTAGGACATAACTTTTTTGTATACAAAGAAGCAGAAACTAACGAAATAAGAGTCATTTATAAAAGAAAAGATGGAGATTATGGATTAATCGAACCAGAATTTTTATAA
- the secA gene encoding preprotein translocase subunit SecA: MGLLSKVFGTYSEREVKRIVPIVDKIDSLQSSIRELSDEDLRNKTQEFKDRVSNGESLDSILPEAFAVVREASTRVLGLTHYREQLIGGIVLHQGRISEMKTGEGKTLVATLPAYLNALEGKGVHVVTVNDYLAKRDMEEMGRVYGFLGLTTGVIVHELDNNQRRESYNADITYGTNNEFGFDYLRDNMVIYKEERVQRPLHYCIVDEVDSILIDEARTPLIISGAGEKSTEFYKIADFFAKGLTAEDDFTLDEKANAVMLTDAGVAKAEKAFGVENYADAENMELQHYLTQALKANYMMKLDKDYMVKDGEVIIVDEFTGRLMEGRRYSDGLHQAIEAKEGVKVERESKTLATITFQNYFRMYKKLAGMTGTALTEENEFREIYGLDVIVIPTHRPVVRTDLPDLIYTTQRGKLNAIVDDIAETNKKGQPVLVGTTSIEKSEALSKLLSKKGVKHRVLNAKFHEQEADIISHAGELGTVTIATNMAGRGTDIKLGEGVVEVGGLKIIGTERHESRRIDNQLRGRSGRQGDPGESRFYISLEDDLMRIFGGERLQGIIGSGLAEDEAIESKMVTKSIENAQKKVEGNNFDVRKTLLGYDDVMNKQREVIYRQRSQVLEGENLKDQVQGMVEDIIDFAVDSHVTGVEDTFKQELKNLVDYLEDICIPEGIVTVEELEKMQKNEMKSRFLSVAKEVYAAKEADFGEEQLREIERVVMLKVVDTKWMDNIDDMDHLKQGIGLRAYKQQDPTQAYQFEGSAMFDEMIQNIKTETVKMLYHVQIEHAPERERVVEETSTNYGDDGSTKKKPIKKEDKIGRNDLCPCGSGKKYKNCHGREVL, from the coding sequence ATGGGATTGTTAAGTAAAGTTTTTGGGACTTATAGTGAGAGGGAAGTAAAAAGGATAGTTCCTATTGTAGATAAAATAGATTCACTACAAAGTTCAATTAGAGAACTATCAGATGAGGATTTAAGAAATAAAACTCAAGAATTTAAAGATAGGGTTTCAAATGGAGAAAGTTTGGATTCTATATTACCAGAAGCTTTTGCAGTTGTAAGAGAAGCTTCGACTAGAGTTCTAGGGTTAACACATTATAGAGAACAATTAATTGGAGGTATAGTACTTCATCAAGGTAGAATTTCAGAAATGAAAACAGGTGAAGGAAAAACTTTAGTTGCTACATTACCAGCATATTTAAATGCACTAGAAGGTAAGGGAGTACATGTAGTTACAGTAAATGATTATCTTGCTAAGAGAGATATGGAGGAAATGGGAAGAGTATATGGATTCCTAGGACTTACTACAGGTGTTATTGTTCATGAATTAGACAATAATCAAAGAAGAGAATCATATAATGCTGATATAACTTATGGAACAAACAATGAATTTGGATTCGATTATCTTAGAGACAATATGGTTATATATAAAGAAGAAAGAGTTCAAAGACCTTTACACTATTGTATAGTGGACGAAGTTGACTCTATATTAATTGATGAAGCTAGAACTCCACTTATAATTTCAGGTGCAGGAGAAAAGAGTACTGAATTTTATAAGATAGCAGATTTCTTTGCAAAGGGATTAACAGCAGAAGATGATTTTACTTTAGATGAAAAAGCAAATGCTGTTATGCTTACAGATGCAGGTGTAGCTAAGGCAGAAAAAGCTTTTGGAGTTGAAAATTATGCTGATGCTGAGAATATGGAACTTCAACATTATTTAACTCAAGCATTAAAAGCAAATTACATGATGAAGCTAGATAAAGACTACATGGTTAAAGATGGAGAAGTTATAATTGTAGATGAGTTTACAGGAAGACTAATGGAAGGTAGAAGATACTCTGATGGTTTACATCAAGCTATTGAAGCTAAAGAGGGTGTAAAGGTAGAAAGAGAATCTAAAACTTTAGCTACAATTACATTCCAAAATTATTTTAGAATGTATAAAAAATTAGCAGGTATGACTGGTACAGCTTTAACAGAAGAAAATGAATTTAGAGAAATTTATGGATTGGATGTTATAGTAATTCCTACGCATAGACCAGTTGTCAGAACTGATTTACCAGACTTAATCTATACAACTCAACGTGGTAAATTAAATGCTATTGTTGATGATATAGCTGAAACAAATAAGAAAGGTCAACCGGTTCTAGTTGGTACTACAAGTATTGAAAAGTCAGAAGCTTTATCAAAATTACTTAGTAAAAAGGGCGTTAAGCATAGAGTTTTAAATGCTAAATTCCATGAACAGGAAGCAGATATTATATCTCATGCAGGAGAACTTGGGACTGTTACAATAGCTACTAACATGGCTGGTAGAGGTACTGATATTAAACTTGGTGAAGGTGTAGTAGAAGTTGGAGGACTTAAGATTATAGGTACTGAAAGACATGAGTCTAGAAGAATAGATAATCAGCTTAGAGGACGTTCAGGACGTCAAGGAGATCCAGGTGAATCAAGATTCTATATTTCTTTAGAAGATGATTTAATGAGAATATTTGGTGGAGAAAGACTACAAGGTATTATTGGAAGCGGATTGGCTGAAGATGAAGCTATAGAAAGTAAGATGGTTACTAAATCTATAGAGAATGCTCAAAAGAAGGTTGAAGGAAATAACTTTGATGTAAGAAAGACTTTACTTGGATATGATGATGTTATGAATAAGCAAAGAGAAGTTATATATAGACAAAGATCTCAAGTACTTGAAGGTGAAAACTTAAAGGATCAAGTTCAAGGAATGGTTGAAGATATAATTGATTTTGCAGTAGATTCACATGTTACAGGTGTAGAGGATACCTTTAAGCAAGAATTGAAAAATTTAGTGGATTATTTAGAAGATATCTGTATCCCAGAAGGAATAGTAACAGTTGAAGAACTTGAAAAGATGCAAAAGAATGAAATGAAATCAAGATTCTTATCAGTTGCAAAAGAAGTTTATGCAGCAAAGGAAGCAGACTTTGGAGAAGAACAACTTAGAGAAATTGAAAGAGTAGTAATGCTTAAAGTTGTTGATACAAAGTGGATGGATAATATAGATGATATGGATCATCTAAAACAAGGAATAGGACTTAGAGCATATAAGCAACAAGATCCAACACAAGCATATCAATTTGAAGGTAGTGCTATGTTTGATGAAATGATACAAAATATTAAGACTGAAACAGTTAAAATGTTGTATCACGTTCAAATAGAGCATGCTCCTGAAAGAGAAAGAGTTGTAGAAGAAACTTCAACAAACTATGGTGATGATGGAAGCACAAAGAAAAAACCTATAAAGAAGGAAGACAAAATAGGAAGAAATGATTTGTGTCCATGTGGCAGTGGTAAGAAGTATAAGAATTGCCATGGAAGAGAAGTATTATAA
- the prfB gene encoding peptide chain release factor 2 (programmed frameshift), which yields MLLEIENQISKLKNIEQTLEEMGIHFDISAIEKKVSELEFKMQEPEFWNDANAATEITKQTKQLKDKVQRYKDLFQRIEDVQVLAEISEEDDSETNKEILEEINNIISEVEQFKIETMLSGAYDSNNAIVTFHTGVGGADANDWTEMLFRMYLRYCEKKGYDVEVIENLPGDEAGIKSATIKVKGIYAYGYLKAEKGIHRLVRISPFNANGKRQTSFASIEVLPELTKDQDIEINPVDLRIDTYRSSGAGGQHVNKTESAIRITHIPTGIVVSCQNERSQYSNKDTAMEMLKSKLIELKERAHKEKIEDLTGELKDMGWGSQIRSYVFHPYSMVKDHRTLVETSNVTAVMDGDIDLFIIAFLKSQNSL from the exons ATGTTGCTTGAAATTGAAAATCAAATTAGCAAGCTTAAGAACATAGAGCAAACATTAGAAGAAATG GGGATTCACTTTGACATTTCAGCTATAGAAAAGAAAGTATCTGAGCTGGAATTTAAAATGCAAGAACCAGAGTTTTGGAATGATGCCAATGCTGCAACTGAAATTACAAAGCAAACAAAGCAACTAAAGGATAAGGTTCAAAGGTATAAGGATCTTTTTCAAAGAATAGAGGATGTTCAAGTTTTGGCTGAGATTTCTGAAGAGGATGATTCTGAAACAAATAAAGAAATTCTTGAAGAAATAAATAATATCATTTCAGAGGTTGAACAATTTAAGATAGAAACCATGTTATCAGGAGCATATGATAGCAACAATGCTATAGTAACCTTCCATACTGGAGTTGGTGGAGCTGATGCGAATGATTGGACAGAGATGTTATTCAGAATGTATCTGCGCTATTGTGAGAAAAAAGGTTATGATGTGGAGGTAATAGAAAACCTACCTGGTGATGAAGCTGGTATAAAAAGTGCTACAATAAAGGTTAAAGGAATTTATGCTTATGGATATTTGAAAGCTGAGAAGGGAATTCATAGACTTGTAAGAATTTCACCTTTTAATGCTAATGGAAAGCGACAAACATCTTTTGCATCAATAGAAGTATTGCCTGAGCTTACTAAAGATCAAGATATTGAAATAAATCCTGTAGATTTAAGAATTGATACCTATAGATCTAGTGGAGCTGGTGGGCAACATGTAAATAAGACTGAATCTGCAATTAGAATTACCCACATTCCAACAGGTATAGTTGTAAGTTGCCAAAACGAAAGAAGTCAATATTCTAATAAAGATACCGCAATGGAAATGCTAAAATCTAAACTCATAGAATTAAAAGAAAGAGCACATAAGGAAAAGATAGAAGACTTAACTGGAGAGTTAAAGGATATGGGCTGGGGAAGTCAGATAAGATCTTATGTATTTCATCCTTACTCTATGGTTAAGGATCATAGAACTTTAGTTGAAACATCCAATGTGACTGCAGTTATGGATGGAGATATAGATTTATTTATAATTGCATTTTTGAAGAGTCAAAATTCTTTATAA
- a CDS encoding YczE/YyaS/YitT family protein: MKEINLKLFLKKFIFFFVGLWIIQLGVALFLGANIGSDPFTVFTQGLSKVVGVTPGQSNMIITGVLFVILAIIDRTYINIGTFLSVLLAGQFIDLSVKMVSVIPFKDLGLIVNCLVLVVGCIIIGIGFSILKASNLGVAPNDVLVLMLVDKTKVEYRWVRMTYDVLVFVVGFFLGGVVGVGTIIVAGLTGPCIQFFMPKLEKVVKAILKEETETGLKKSA, encoded by the coding sequence ATGAAAGAAATTAACTTGAAATTATTCTTAAAGAAATTTATATTTTTCTTTGTAGGTCTTTGGATAATACAACTTGGAGTGGCTCTTTTCCTAGGTGCCAATATAGGATCAGATCCATTTACAGTATTTACTCAAGGACTTTCAAAGGTAGTGGGTGTTACTCCAGGACAAAGTAACATGATTATAACAGGAGTATTATTTGTTATATTAGCAATAATAGACAGAACTTATATAAATATAGGAACATTTTTATCAGTTCTTTTAGCAGGACAATTTATTGATTTAAGCGTAAAAATGGTATCAGTGATTCCATTTAAAGACCTTGGACTAATAGTTAACTGTTTAGTTTTAGTAGTTGGATGTATAATAATTGGAATAGGTTTTTCAATATTAAAAGCTTCTAATTTAGGAGTTGCACCTAATGATGTACTTGTGCTTATGTTAGTTGATAAAACTAAAGTAGAATATCGTTGGGTTAGAATGACATATGATGTACTAGTTTTTGTAGTAGGATTTTTCCTTGGTGGAGTAGTTGGTGTAGGTACAATAATAGTAGCTGGACTGACAGGCCCATGTATTCAATTCTTTATGCCTAAACTTGAAAAGGTTGTTAAGGCAATATTAAAAGAAGAAACAGAAACAGGTTTGAAAAAATCTGCTTAA
- a CDS encoding Tex family protein, translated as MEKIIEILAKELEIRVSQVENVIKLLDDGNTVPFIARYRKEQTGGLSDDVLRKLFERLTYLRNLEGRKEDVTRLIEEQGKLTDELSKAINNAKTLTEIEDLYRPYKQKKRTRATIAVEKGLSPLAELIYSAEFKGDIESEVQKYIDEEKGVNSKEEALAGAMDIISEKISDEASFRKYIREIVQREGIIETKGGSDEPTPYEMYYEYSEAVRNIPSHRILAINRGEKEKVLSVKVTAPEDKLIQYLLNKCLKGNEVTDKYVELSVRDSFKRLIYPSIEREIRSELTDIGEEGAINIFKANLKALLMQSPIKGKVVMGYDPGFRTGCKVAVLDDTGKFLEKATVYPTVPKSDVEGTVKTLKELIYKYDVDVISLGNGTASRESEEVIARILSEVKREKGKEIYYVIVSEAGASVYSASELAAKEYPDLDVTIRGAISIGRRLQDPLAELVKIDPKSIGVGQYQHDVTPKKLDESLKGIVEDCVNNVGVDLNVATPSLLSYIAGINPSIAANVVAYREENGKFKNRKELLKVKRLGQKAFEQCAGFLRVAESNEILDNTSVHPESYDATKQLINKLGYSEEDIRNGAIQSIDAKVNELGIKKLSEELSIGELTLKDIIKELKKPGRDPREELPKPILKSGVLDIKDLKPGMMLMGTVRNVSDFGAFVDIGVHQDGLVHKSQMADRFVKHPLDIVSVGDIIEVRVLEIDEKRHRIALSMKKE; from the coding sequence ATGGAAAAGATAATAGAGATATTAGCAAAAGAATTAGAAATAAGAGTAAGTCAAGTAGAGAATGTAATTAAACTGCTTGATGATGGAAATACAGTCCCTTTTATAGCTAGATATAGAAAGGAACAAACTGGTGGATTAAGTGATGATGTACTAAGAAAATTATTTGAGAGATTAACATATTTAAGAAACCTAGAAGGAAGAAAAGAAGATGTAACAAGGCTTATAGAGGAGCAAGGAAAGCTTACAGATGAGTTATCAAAAGCTATAAATAATGCTAAAACATTAACTGAAATTGAAGATTTGTATAGACCATATAAGCAAAAGAAAAGAACAAGAGCTACTATAGCTGTGGAAAAGGGATTATCACCATTAGCAGAATTAATATATTCAGCAGAATTTAAAGGTGATATAGAAAGTGAAGTACAAAAATATATAGATGAAGAAAAGGGTGTTAACTCCAAAGAGGAAGCATTGGCTGGAGCTATGGATATAATAAGTGAAAAGATATCTGATGAAGCAAGCTTTAGAAAGTACATTAGGGAGATTGTTCAAAGAGAAGGAATTATAGAAACAAAAGGTGGAAGCGATGAACCAACCCCATATGAAATGTATTATGAATATAGTGAAGCTGTAAGAAATATTCCTTCTCATAGAATTCTTGCTATTAACAGAGGGGAAAAAGAAAAAGTTCTATCAGTTAAAGTAACGGCTCCAGAAGATAAACTAATTCAATATTTATTAAATAAGTGTTTAAAAGGTAATGAAGTTACTGATAAATATGTTGAGTTATCAGTTAGAGATTCGTTTAAGAGACTTATCTATCCATCAATAGAAAGAGAAATAAGAAGTGAGCTTACTGATATAGGAGAAGAAGGGGCTATAAATATATTTAAGGCTAATCTTAAAGCATTACTAATGCAATCACCTATAAAAGGTAAGGTGGTTATGGGATATGATCCTGGTTTTAGAACAGGCTGTAAGGTTGCTGTTTTGGATGATACAGGAAAGTTTTTAGAGAAGGCTACAGTTTATCCTACTGTACCAAAGAGTGATGTGGAAGGGACTGTGAAAACTCTAAAAGAATTAATTTATAAATATGATGTAGATGTTATTTCTTTAGGAAATGGTACAGCAAGCAGAGAATCAGAGGAAGTAATAGCTAGAATTTTAAGTGAAGTCAAAAGAGAAAAGGGCAAGGAAATATACTATGTAATAGTTTCAGAGGCTGGGGCATCAGTATACTCAGCGTCAGAACTTGCAGCAAAGGAATATCCTGATTTAGATGTAACCATAAGAGGAGCAATATCTATAGGAAGAAGACTGCAAGACCCACTAGCTGAACTTGTGAAGATTGATCCAAAGTCTATAGGGGTAGGACAGTATCAACATGATGTAACTCCAAAGAAGCTGGATGAATCATTAAAAGGAATAGTTGAAGACTGTGTTAATAATGTAGGAGTAGATTTAAATGTAGCAACTCCATCTTTACTTAGTTATATAGCAGGTATTAACCCATCTATTGCAGCAAACGTTGTAGCTTATAGAGAAGAAAATGGCAAATTTAAGAACCGAAAAGAATTGTTAAAAGTAAAGAGACTTGGACAAAAAGCTTTTGAGCAATGTGCTGGTTTCTTAAGGGTTGCTGAAAGTAATGAAATATTAGATAATACTTCTGTTCATCCAGAATCTTATGATGCTACTAAACAACTTATCAACAAATTAGGGTATAGCGAAGAAGATATAAGAAATGGAGCTATACAAAGTATTGATGCTAAAGTAAATGAACTTGGCATTAAAAAGTTGTCAGAGGAACTATCAATTGGTGAACTTACCCTTAAAGATATAATAAAAGAACTTAAGAAGCCAGGAAGAGATCCAAGAGAAGAACTTCCAAAACCAATACTAAAATCCGGTGTTTTAGATATTAAAGACTTAAAACCAGGCATGATGTTAATGGGGACTGTAAGAAATGTTTCTGATTTTGGTGCTTTTGTAGATATTGGAGTTCATCAAGATGGATTGGTGCATAAAAGTCAAATGGCAGATAGATTTGTTAAACATCCATTAGATATAGTGAGTGTAGGCGACATCATTGAAGTAAGAGTGCTCGAAATTGATGAAAAAAGACATAGAATAGCATTATCAATGAAGAAGGAATAA
- a CDS encoding PocR ligand-binding domain-containing protein: protein MISIREDNTVDLEKLEIKDVIDIELLQRFQDNFAIGINCASVTVDAKGQPVTKPSSYTNYCLNLVQSTQKGSDRCAASHHRMGEEAARLGKPYVGLCHAGLVDFAAPIIVEGKLLGTVLGGQMHTEEVDRQSFIEIANEIDVDSKVMADAAEEVGRTHMENIEAAADVLFAIVNSFAKNGYNEIKLKTLSKRLSNNFMQVSASIEELSASAADISSQQEQLNEAISEVGAITDQINSILDAIKNIANQTKMLGLNASIEAARAGEVGKGFAVVASEIKKLSENSKETANEIAKLTNTIQESVKSTMKNSQTTLETTKEQSKAMEEVNMNIQDSVHIADQLDNIVEGVN, encoded by the coding sequence ATGATAAGTATACGTGAGGATAATACTGTAGATCTAGAAAAGTTGGAGATTAAGGATGTAATAGATATAGAACTATTACAAAGATTTCAAGACAATTTTGCTATAGGAATTAACTGCGCTAGTGTTACAGTAGATGCAAAAGGGCAGCCAGTAACAAAACCTAGTTCTTATACAAACTATTGCCTTAATCTTGTTCAGTCAACCCAAAAGGGTAGTGATAGGTGTGCTGCATCTCATCATAGAATGGGAGAAGAAGCAGCAAGGCTTGGAAAACCTTATGTAGGATTGTGTCATGCTGGGCTTGTAGATTTTGCAGCTCCTATTATTGTAGAAGGAAAACTTTTAGGTACAGTTTTAGGTGGCCAAATGCACACTGAAGAAGTTGACAGACAAAGTTTTATTGAAATTGCTAATGAAATAGATGTAGATTCTAAAGTTATGGCAGATGCAGCGGAAGAAGTAGGAAGAACTCATATGGAAAATATAGAAGCTGCTGCAGATGTATTGTTTGCTATAGTGAATTCTTTTGCTAAAAATGGATATAATGAAATTAAACTAAAGACTTTATCAAAGAGATTAAGCAATAATTTTATGCAAGTATCAGCTTCTATAGAGGAACTTTCAGCATCAGCAGCGGATATAAGTTCTCAGCAAGAGCAGTTAAACGAAGCAATATCTGAAGTTGGTGCAATTACTGATCAAATTAATTCTATTCTTGATGCTATAAAGAATATAGCAAATCAAACAAAGATGCTAGGATTAAATGCTTCAATTGAAGCAGCTCGTGCAGGAGAAGTAGGAAAAGGATTTGCAGTAGTTGCATCTGAAATAAAGAAGTTATCTGAAAACTCTAAGGAAACAGCAAATGAAATAGCTAAATTAACTAATACAATACAAGAATCCGTTAAAAGCACTATGAAAAATTCACAAACTACATTAGAAACTACAAAAGAACAATCTAAAGCTATGGAAGAAGTGAATATGAATATTCAAGATTCAGTACACATCGCAGATCAGCTAGATAATATTGTTGAGGGTGTGAATTAA